One Curtobacterium sp. MCLR17_007 DNA window includes the following coding sequences:
- a CDS encoding ATP-binding domain-containing protein: protein MSEPTEIDREREYVDGLFARLDELSAEAEQRLAETRRQAVGGNHQSRSERDAFAKLYEDTIQTLERVGDRLVFGRLEVADPSAGESAFRYIGRVGLRDVEHRPLLLDWRVPGASAFYQATAAHPMGMRARRHLSLEGRSVVGVEDEVFDATLYDDERTHLQGEGALLAAVTAERTGRMTDIVATIQGEQDRIIRSPLEGVLIVQGGPGTGKTAVALHRAAYLLYSYRERLRGSGVLVVGPSPAFLTYIEQVLPSLGETGVVMAALGSLYPGVRTSTHDRRDVAAVKGSAEMADLLRRAVRSRQVVPTEPTTLDVEGERLVVPPQLVADAMHRAQDRGKPHNVARVTFNKSALDAMVKLLADQLRERGTTVDDADLKVLREDIRSSYDARVLLNTAWLPLPAEKLLEDLFARPNWLASLTPNWSPERRALLARDRGAGFTVEDVPLLDEAAELLGTFDPTGGAAKRQAKASRNRDIENARQAIENMGVEGIVSAEQVAGAFAEGGDPRTTAERAAEDREWTYGHIVVDEAQELSPMQWRVLARRNPLRSFTIVGDMAQGSSPGAARTWDDVIGALARRRRGRAPQVPLDHRVEELTVNYRTPRSIVQAAGEFAAAAGLTVTANQAVRDGDPVVRLRVARAEVLDTIAATVRAEREHIGSGTTGVIVPDSQVDVVRQRLAATEADVRTLGSPRPGSVTVLTGADAKGLEFDGVLLVDPDGVGADAARAAAAVYVAMTRPTRRLTVIDVD, encoded by the coding sequence AACCGACCGAGATCGACCGCGAGCGCGAGTACGTCGACGGGCTCTTCGCCCGGCTCGACGAACTGAGCGCCGAGGCCGAGCAGCGCCTCGCCGAGACCCGACGTCAGGCGGTCGGCGGGAACCACCAGAGCCGCAGCGAGCGCGACGCCTTCGCGAAGCTCTACGAGGACACAATCCAGACGCTCGAGCGCGTCGGCGACCGGCTCGTGTTCGGCCGACTCGAGGTCGCCGACCCGTCCGCCGGCGAGAGCGCTTTCCGCTACATCGGCCGCGTCGGCCTGCGCGACGTCGAGCACCGACCGCTGCTGCTCGACTGGCGCGTGCCGGGTGCCAGTGCCTTCTACCAGGCCACCGCGGCCCACCCGATGGGCATGCGCGCCCGGCGGCACCTGTCGCTCGAGGGCCGCAGCGTCGTCGGTGTCGAGGACGAGGTCTTCGACGCCACGCTGTACGACGACGAGCGCACCCACCTGCAGGGCGAGGGCGCCCTCCTCGCGGCCGTGACCGCCGAGCGCACCGGGCGGATGACCGACATCGTCGCGACGATCCAGGGCGAGCAGGACCGCATCATCCGCTCGCCGCTCGAGGGCGTCCTGATCGTGCAGGGTGGCCCGGGCACCGGCAAGACCGCCGTCGCGCTGCACCGCGCCGCGTACCTGCTGTACTCGTACCGCGAACGACTACGGGGGTCCGGTGTGCTGGTCGTCGGTCCGTCCCCGGCCTTCCTGACCTACATCGAGCAGGTGCTCCCGTCGCTCGGTGAGACCGGCGTCGTCATGGCCGCCCTCGGGTCGCTGTACCCGGGCGTACGGACCTCGACGCACGACCGTCGCGACGTCGCGGCGGTCAAGGGCTCGGCCGAGATGGCCGACCTCCTGCGGCGGGCCGTCCGGTCGCGCCAGGTCGTCCCCACCGAGCCCACCACGCTCGACGTCGAGGGCGAGCGGCTCGTGGTCCCGCCGCAACTCGTGGCCGACGCGATGCACCGGGCACAGGACCGCGGCAAGCCGCACAACGTCGCTCGCGTCACGTTCAACAAGTCCGCGCTCGACGCGATGGTCAAGCTGCTCGCCGACCAGCTCCGCGAGCGCGGCACGACCGTCGACGACGCCGACCTCAAGGTGCTGCGCGAGGACATCCGCTCGTCCTACGACGCCCGGGTGCTGCTCAACACCGCGTGGCTGCCGCTGCCGGCGGAGAAGCTGCTCGAGGACCTCTTCGCGCGGCCCAACTGGCTCGCTTCGCTCACGCCGAACTGGTCGCCGGAGCGTCGTGCCCTGCTCGCACGCGACCGCGGCGCGGGCTTCACGGTCGAGGACGTCCCCCTGCTCGACGAGGCCGCCGAGCTCCTCGGCACGTTCGACCCGACCGGCGGTGCCGCCAAGCGCCAGGCGAAGGCCAGCCGCAACCGCGACATCGAGAACGCCCGCCAGGCGATCGAGAACATGGGGGTCGAGGGCATCGTCTCCGCCGAACAGGTGGCGGGCGCGTTCGCCGAGGGCGGCGACCCCCGCACGACCGCCGAACGTGCCGCCGAGGACCGCGAGTGGACCTACGGCCACATCGTCGTCGACGAGGCGCAGGAGCTCTCGCCGATGCAGTGGCGCGTCCTGGCCCGCCGCAACCCGCTGCGCTCGTTCACGATCGTCGGTGACATGGCGCAGGGGTCCTCACCCGGTGCCGCCCGGACGTGGGACGACGTCATCGGCGCGCTTGCCCGACGCCGACGCGGCCGCGCGCCGCAGGTCCCGCTCGACCACCGCGTCGAGGAGCTCACGGTGAACTACCGCACCCCGCGCTCCATCGTGCAGGCTGCGGGGGAGTTCGCCGCCGCGGCGGGCCTGACCGTGACCGCGAACCAGGCCGTGCGCGACGGGGACCCGGTCGTCCGCTTGCGGGTCGCACGCGCCGAGGTGCTCGACACGATCGCCGCCACGGTCCGCGCCGAGCGGGAGCACATCGGCTCCGGCACCACCGGCGTCATCGTCCCGGACAGCCAGGTCGACGTCGTCCGTCAGCGCCTCGCCGCCACGGAGGCTGACGTGCGGACGCTGGGTTCACCCCGGCCGGGTTCCGTCACGGTGCTGACCGGCGCGGACGCGAAGGGCCTGGAGTTCGACGGCGTGCTGCTGGTCGACCCGGACGGCGTCGGCGCCGACGCGGCGCGGGCCGCCGCCGCGGTGTACGTGGCGATGACCCGCCCGACCCGCCGCCTGACGGTCATCGACGTCGACTGA
- a CDS encoding VanZ family protein, which yields MLRKLLLLAVTAAYAWVIWRMTLTPHVFSDAENRLVLHALSWAQQLPGGSWLTYERTEFLANIGMFVPVGAIAAMWLPRRWWFVAAVVAVALSAGIELAQAELLPYRVADPRDVLSNGLGGLLGATLVGLVRSLLPAPPRRRSLRARTV from the coding sequence ATGCTCCGCAAACTCCTCCTGCTCGCCGTGACGGCGGCGTACGCCTGGGTGATCTGGCGGATGACGTTGACGCCGCATGTCTTCAGCGACGCCGAGAACCGGCTCGTGCTGCACGCGCTCTCCTGGGCGCAGCAGCTGCCCGGCGGCTCGTGGCTGACCTACGAGCGGACGGAGTTCCTCGCCAACATCGGCATGTTCGTCCCCGTCGGGGCGATCGCCGCGATGTGGCTGCCGCGTCGCTGGTGGTTCGTCGCCGCGGTCGTCGCCGTCGCGTTGTCGGCGGGCATCGAACTCGCCCAGGCAGAGCTGCTGCCCTACCGCGTGGCCGACCCGCGCGACGTGCTGTCGAACGGACTGGGCGGCCTGCTCGGGGCGACGCTCGTGGGGCTCGTCCGCAGCCTGTTGCCGGCGCCCCCGCGACGGCGCAGTCTCCGCGCGCGGACCGTCTGA
- the rpsO gene encoding 30S ribosomal protein S15: MALDAQVKQEIIEEYATHPGDTGSPEVQVAVLTRRINDLNEHLKEHKHDHHSRRGLLLMVGQRRRLLGYLSDVDISRYRALIERLGLRR, translated from the coding sequence ATGGCACTTGACGCACAGGTCAAGCAGGAGATCATCGAAGAGTACGCGACCCACCCGGGCGACACCGGATCCCCCGAGGTCCAGGTCGCCGTTCTGACGCGTCGCATCAACGACCTGAACGAGCACCTCAAGGAGCACAAGCACGATCACCACTCGCGTCGTGGTCTGCTCCTCATGGTCGGCCAGCGTCGCCGTCTCCTCGGCTACCTCTCCGACGTCGACATCAGCCGTTACCGTGCGCTCATCGAGCGCCTCGGCCTGCGTCGCTAG
- a CDS encoding M4 family metallopeptidase has protein sequence MTADQLRSVVPPYLLRAIADAPSDAFPRATPAARSALATLDLVQAPKHEPRLGVAPSVTTPDRSPQRSISDAHGTTTLPGDLVRAEGAPDTGDAAVDEAYAGLGATHAFWLDVFGRVSIDGAGLPLDASVHYGQDYDNAYWDGSRMVFGDGDGEVFNRFTIALDVIGHELTHGVTQYTADLTYQGQSGALNESISDVFGSLVAQYTAGQSADQATWLIGEGLFTPAVHGVALRSMRAPGTAYDDPVLGKDPQPGTMAGYVETTEDSGGVHTNSGIPNHAFFLAATTIGGNAWQGAGAVWWDALTSSAVTASIDFAGFATATVDAADARFGAGSTQSAAVSGAWRTVGVLS, from the coding sequence ATGACCGCCGACCAGCTCCGATCCGTCGTCCCGCCGTACCTGCTGCGCGCCATCGCCGACGCGCCGTCCGACGCGTTCCCCCGTGCCACCCCGGCGGCGCGTTCCGCGCTCGCCACCCTCGACCTCGTCCAGGCGCCCAAGCACGAGCCCCGACTCGGCGTCGCCCCGTCGGTCACCACGCCCGACCGGTCCCCGCAGCGCAGCATCTCCGACGCGCACGGCACGACCACGCTCCCCGGAGACCTGGTCCGCGCCGAGGGCGCACCCGACACCGGCGACGCGGCCGTGGACGAGGCCTACGCGGGCCTCGGCGCGACGCACGCGTTCTGGCTCGACGTGTTCGGGCGCGTGTCCATCGACGGCGCCGGGCTCCCCCTCGACGCCAGCGTCCACTACGGACAGGACTACGACAACGCCTACTGGGACGGCAGCCGCATGGTGTTCGGCGACGGGGACGGCGAGGTCTTCAACCGCTTCACGATCGCGCTCGACGTCATCGGCCACGAACTCACCCACGGCGTGACGCAGTACACCGCCGACCTGACGTACCAGGGACAGTCGGGCGCGCTCAACGAGTCGATCAGCGACGTCTTCGGCTCCCTGGTCGCGCAGTACACCGCCGGGCAGAGTGCCGACCAGGCGACCTGGCTCATCGGCGAGGGGCTGTTCACGCCCGCGGTGCACGGGGTCGCGCTGCGCTCCATGCGGGCTCCGGGCACCGCCTACGACGACCCGGTGCTCGGCAAGGACCCGCAGCCCGGCACCATGGCCGGCTACGTCGAGACGACCGAGGACTCGGGCGGGGTGCACACGAACTCCGGCATCCCGAACCACGCCTTCTTCCTGGCGGCCACCACCATCGGTGGCAACGCGTGGCAGGGCGCTGGCGCGGTGTGGTGGGACGCGCTGACCTCGTCCGCGGTCACCGCGTCGATCGACTTCGCCGGCTTCGCCACCGCGACGGTCGACGCCGCGGACGCCCGCTTCGGTGCGGGGTCGACCCAGTCGGCAGCCGTCAGCGGCGCATGGCGGACGGTCGGGGTGCTGTCCTGA
- a CDS encoding CE1759 family FMN reductase: MTTIAVVSAGLSEPSSTRLLADRLAESAVTAIGQQGGPVQVAHIDLRPLAHEVVDAMLTGFQAPALAAATATVVEADALVFVSPVFTAGMSGLAKSFLDVMDKDALVDMPVLLAATGGTARHSLAIEHAMRPVFAYLRAAVVPTGVFAATDDWGAQGDQAALDGRIRRAGADLAWAIGASRRVPQQADALPEVPDFASLLGGLGH, encoded by the coding sequence ATGACCACCATCGCCGTCGTCTCCGCCGGGCTCTCCGAGCCGTCGTCGACCCGCCTGCTCGCGGACCGGCTCGCCGAGTCCGCCGTCACCGCCATCGGACAGCAGGGAGGCCCGGTGCAGGTGGCGCACATCGACCTGCGTCCGTTGGCACACGAGGTGGTCGACGCGATGCTCACCGGGTTCCAGGCGCCCGCGTTGGCCGCCGCGACGGCGACGGTCGTCGAGGCGGACGCACTGGTCTTCGTCTCGCCCGTCTTCACCGCGGGGATGAGCGGCCTGGCGAAGTCCTTCCTCGACGTCATGGACAAGGACGCCCTGGTGGACATGCCGGTCCTGCTCGCGGCGACGGGTGGCACCGCGCGGCACTCGCTCGCGATCGAGCACGCCATGCGTCCGGTCTTCGCCTACCTGCGCGCTGCCGTCGTGCCCACCGGGGTCTTCGCCGCGACCGACGACTGGGGAGCCCAGGGCGACCAGGCGGCACTGGACGGACGCATCCGCCGGGCCGGCGCCGACCTGGCGTGGGCGATCGGGGCCTCCCGTCGGGTCCCGCAGCAGGCGGACGCGCTGCCCGAGGTCCCCGACTTCGCGAGCCTGCTCGGCGGACTCGGCCACTAG
- a CDS encoding protealysin inhibitor emfourin, protein MQIVVRRTGGIAGLSRAWRIDTDACADPEDWAALVDGLPRTPPERPQQMRDDFEWTITVASTTIRVPGSQLDGAWAVLVQRVRTEGEPA, encoded by the coding sequence ATGCAGATCGTCGTCCGTCGCACCGGTGGGATCGCCGGCCTGTCCCGGGCCTGGCGCATCGACACCGATGCGTGCGCCGACCCCGAGGACTGGGCCGCGCTGGTCGACGGACTCCCCCGCACGCCGCCGGAGCGTCCGCAGCAGATGCGCGACGACTTCGAATGGACCATCACCGTCGCGAGCACCACGATCCGCGTGCCGGGCAGCCAGCTCGACGGGGCGTGGGCCGTGCTCGTGCAGCGGGTGCGCACCGAGGGCGAGCCCGCCTGA
- a CDS encoding glycoside hydrolase family 6 protein, producing the protein MPDHRSGTPTPARRTSAARQWLWIGSAAVVVVAVVAAVALWLPTRATGPDGRHVVERRTPAEVFPGGLARQPSSDNQPGRFAASARAEGQDRTADRLAEIADQPIATWLTNPSVTATRETVHRVVANARTQDKTPVFVLYAVPDRDCGSYSKGGTTRSEYVPWVRSAVRAMAGSHAVVLVEPDAIAQIQNCERLSDSRLPLLRKAVDALTGHGLTVYLDGGNENRVPTDTMARWLQQAGIDRTQGFFTNVSNFYRVDQERTYADRLADAVGGDPHFVIDVSRNGQGWKGTWCNPSGAGLGQDPHVAAGSSRLDALLWVKTPGLSDGTCNGGPAAGQWWESYALALVANRRD; encoded by the coding sequence ATGCCGGACCACAGATCAGGGACCCCGACACCCGCGCGCCGCACGAGTGCCGCTCGCCAGTGGCTGTGGATCGGCAGCGCGGCGGTCGTCGTGGTGGCGGTGGTGGCCGCGGTCGCACTCTGGCTGCCCACCCGCGCCACCGGCCCCGACGGGCGCCACGTCGTCGAGCGCAGGACACCGGCCGAGGTCTTCCCCGGTGGCCTGGCACGACAGCCGTCCAGCGACAACCAGCCCGGCCGCTTCGCCGCGTCCGCGCGGGCCGAGGGCCAGGACCGCACGGCCGACCGCCTCGCCGAGATCGCCGACCAGCCGATCGCGACCTGGCTGACGAACCCCTCCGTCACGGCCACGCGTGAGACCGTGCACCGGGTGGTGGCGAACGCCCGGACCCAGGACAAGACGCCGGTGTTCGTGCTCTACGCCGTGCCCGACCGCGACTGCGGCAGCTACTCCAAGGGCGGCACCACGCGTTCCGAGTACGTCCCCTGGGTGCGGTCGGCGGTCCGCGCGATGGCGGGGTCGCACGCCGTGGTGCTCGTCGAGCCCGACGCGATCGCGCAGATCCAGAACTGCGAGCGGCTGTCCGACTCGCGGCTCCCCCTGCTGCGGAAGGCCGTCGACGCCCTGACCGGCCACGGCCTCACCGTCTACCTCGACGGCGGCAACGAGAACCGCGTGCCCACCGACACGATGGCACGCTGGCTGCAGCAGGCGGGCATCGACCGGACCCAGGGGTTCTTCACGAACGTGTCGAACTTCTACCGCGTCGACCAGGAGCGCACCTACGCCGACCGCCTCGCCGATGCCGTCGGCGGCGACCCGCACTTCGTCATCGACGTCTCGCGCAACGGGCAGGGCTGGAAGGGCACGTGGTGCAACCCGTCCGGCGCCGGCCTCGGCCAGGACCCGCACGTCGCGGCGGGGTCGTCACGGTTGGACGCGCTGCTCTGGGTGAAGACCCCCGGCCTCAGCGACGGCACCTGCAACGGCGGCCCGGCCGCCGGCCAGTGGTGGGAGTCGTACGCGCTCGCGCTGGTCGCCAACCGCCGCGACTGA